A genomic stretch from Sphingobacterium sp. ML3W includes:
- a CDS encoding fimbrillin family protein yields MKIKKIVSFSQFGCTFGIICLMFINLMISSCKRVDNSEEIHEGKAKVFISLKGSVFADSQVAKLGRAGMKSSGQQVREFKLGNDLFVEAVVSESQAIEQTEPGIIKAAANNMLRAAKETGPLAKAVRYKLIVYDADGHYVTERDYVREEESESESLLLDEGVQYTFVAYSINSETDLPVVSKDDLSATSLAVDGKSDLMYFSETKTITSGENYLNIVLKHTLSQITVTVDASLTGYNIMEISAGLDSHYPTANMKLADGSIERSGTVDTVTVAFPAIGSTGQASITAAPTVLNAATNSGKFILNKIKIGEIAYNVPSDALTGLSFAPGIKYNLKLNITPADILLTHNNQSAVRIRGVIWMRHNMGANTSLNPDQNPSVKGLHGNYYQWGKSSPVANADTQTGAISGWSTSSAANGSWNSGSQDKPVKTAKDPCPSGYRVPTSKEWEKLVNATKYSRIGNWTESASNFSAAFVLTSKWNRNVMMSFPVPGDRNASNGGLEYRGGGTNYWTSTEVSNNGGTVHSNGKVTSQGRTFGFPLRCVAE; encoded by the coding sequence ATGAAAATCAAGAAGATAGTTTCTTTTTCACAGTTCGGTTGTACATTTGGGATAATCTGTCTCATGTTTATAAATTTAATGATATCGTCCTGTAAGAGAGTTGATAATTCTGAAGAGATACATGAAGGGAAGGCGAAGGTCTTTATTAGTTTGAAAGGTAGTGTTTTTGCTGATTCGCAAGTAGCCAAATTGGGGAGAGCAGGAATGAAAAGTTCCGGGCAGCAAGTTCGAGAATTTAAACTTGGTAATGATCTTTTTGTTGAAGCTGTTGTATCAGAATCCCAAGCTATTGAACAGACGGAACCGGGAATTATTAAAGCCGCAGCGAATAACATGTTACGCGCAGCTAAAGAAACAGGTCCACTTGCAAAAGCAGTTCGGTATAAGTTAATTGTTTATGATGCTGATGGACATTATGTTACCGAACGGGATTATGTCCGAGAGGAGGAATCAGAATCAGAATCGCTACTTTTAGATGAGGGAGTGCAATATACCTTTGTCGCTTATTCTATAAATAGTGAAACAGATCTCCCGGTTGTATCGAAAGACGATCTCTCTGCAACCAGTTTGGCCGTTGATGGGAAAAGTGATTTGATGTATTTTAGCGAGACCAAAACCATTACAAGTGGAGAGAATTATTTAAACATTGTCCTCAAACATACGCTAAGTCAGATTACTGTTACAGTCGATGCTTCATTAACGGGTTATAATATTATGGAAATAAGCGCAGGATTAGATTCTCACTATCCTACAGCAAATATGAAGCTTGCCGATGGGAGTATTGAACGGAGCGGAACAGTAGATACGGTTACAGTGGCGTTTCCGGCAATTGGCAGTACTGGACAAGCATCTATTACAGCTGCACCAACAGTCCTAAACGCAGCGACAAATTCTGGGAAATTTATCTTAAACAAGATAAAAATCGGAGAAATAGCCTACAATGTTCCTAGTGATGCGTTAACCGGTCTTTCCTTTGCTCCCGGTATAAAATATAATCTCAAATTGAATATTACCCCTGCTGATATTTTGTTGACACATAACAATCAGAGTGCTGTCCGAATCCGGGGAGTAATTTGGATGAGGCATAATATGGGAGCTAACACTTCACTTAATCCAGATCAAAATCCTTCAGTTAAAGGGCTCCATGGAAACTATTATCAGTGGGGAAAAAGCAGTCCAGTTGCGAATGCGGATACACAAACAGGTGCTATTTCCGGATGGAGTACAAGTTCAGCGGCAAATGGTTCCTGGAATAGTGGTTCGCAGGATAAACCAGTGAAAACAGCCAAAGACCCTTGTCCTTCTGGCTACCGGGTACCTACGAGTAAAGAATGGGAAAAACTGGTTAATGCAACCAAATACAGTAGAATTGGGAACTGGACAGAGTCAGCTTCAAACTTCAGTGCTGCATTTGTATTGACAAGCAAATGGAACCGAAATGTAATGATGAGTTTTCCGGTACCGGGAGACAGAAATGCTTCGAATGGAGGATTGGAATACAGAGGGGGAGGAACCAATTATTGGACATCTACGGAGGTTTCAAATAATGGTGGGACAGTCCATAGTAATGGTAAGGTTACATCTCAGGGACGTACATTTGGTTTCCCATTACGTTGCGTTGCCGAATAA
- a CDS encoding MaoC family dehydratase, with translation MVIINSFEEYKAYEGMNIGVSNWHQIDQQQITRFAESTRDFQWIHVNEQKAKNEGPFGSTIAHGYLTLSLIPYLWKQLADVRNVKMEINYGIENFKFGQAVPVNSEVRLQATAKSILNLRGTVKAVIQAKLFIKGEEKPAYVGDVIFVYHFNR, from the coding sequence ATGGTAATTATTAACAGTTTTGAAGAATATAAAGCTTATGAAGGAATGAATATTGGGGTTTCCAATTGGCATCAGATTGATCAGCAGCAAATAACTAGGTTTGCAGAATCGACACGTGACTTCCAATGGATCCATGTCAATGAGCAAAAAGCAAAAAACGAGGGACCCTTTGGATCGACAATCGCTCATGGCTATTTAACTTTATCACTTATCCCATATTTATGGAAGCAACTTGCCGATGTACGGAATGTTAAAATGGAAATCAATTATGGAATAGAAAATTTCAAATTTGGACAGGCGGTACCTGTTAACAGCGAAGTACGGCTTCAGGCAACGGCTAAATCTATATTAAATTTAAGAGGAACGGTTAAAGCCGTTATCCAGGCAAAACTTTTCATTAAAGGAGAGGAGAAACCAGCATATGTTGGGGATGTTATTTTCGTGTATCATTTCAATCGATAG
- a CDS encoding DUF5856 family protein, giving the protein METKQNSKQDIAKFLGELISFRNSLKLTHWSITGKGSYEAHISLDQAIDSLIDITDRLVETTFALEGTLDIVIPETSKPTNYIKYIEDYYKQVESNREKLFKETFSQSIIDDAQEAIQQLLFRLKRLE; this is encoded by the coding sequence ATGGAGACAAAACAGAATTCAAAACAGGACATTGCTAAGTTCTTAGGAGAACTTATCTCATTCAGGAACTCATTGAAGTTAACTCACTGGTCAATAACCGGTAAAGGCAGCTATGAGGCACATATTTCCCTGGATCAGGCCATAGATTCCCTAATCGATATTACGGATAGACTGGTTGAAACAACCTTTGCACTAGAAGGGACTTTGGATATCGTAATCCCTGAAACTTCAAAACCTACAAACTATATTAAATACATTGAGGATTACTATAAACAAGTGGAGAGCAATAGAGAAAAGCTGTTTAAAGAAACTTTCTCTCAATCGATAATAGATGATGCACAAGAAGCAATCCAACAATTGTTGTTCCGATTAAAGCGATTAGAATAA
- a CDS encoding helix-turn-helix domain-containing protein produces the protein MENNTKRLITRDVQDTIDLIGGRWRGAIMASLCGTPKRFSQIKADLDPITSRVLIKELRYLEENKMIERIEGDQAANSVQYITSEHGKSIEPLIIHIQQWALKHREIILKKNK, from the coding sequence ATGGAAAACAACACTAAAAGACTAATAACCAGAGATGTACAGGACACTATTGACTTAATCGGTGGTAGATGGAGGGGCGCCATAATGGCATCTCTTTGCGGAACTCCAAAGAGATTTTCACAGATAAAAGCTGATTTGGATCCCATTACATCCCGTGTTCTCATAAAGGAATTACGTTATTTAGAGGAGAATAAAATGATAGAACGTATTGAAGGAGATCAGGCAGCTAACTCTGTACAATATATTACAAGCGAACATGGCAAAAGTATTGAACCACTTATTATTCATATTCAGCAATGGGCTTTAAAACATAGAGAAATCATTCTGAAAAAAAATAAATAA